In the genome of Dermacentor andersoni chromosome 3, qqDerAnde1_hic_scaffold, whole genome shotgun sequence, one region contains:
- the LOC126518713 gene encoding uncharacterized protein has product MVGAIALCSAVALLVGACAAPCYVEEESAPPAQGPGDIARRFEQIEQACFQEAQLTAEETSTVVDVRKRATEEVGSHNVNQQLDFLEYIDRYAPTPEVARGIRSKWNAFTVCVGREAAKLASRS; this is encoded by the exons ATGGTTGGCGCGATCGCACTGTGCTCCGCGGTCGCTCTGCTGGTCGGCGCATGCGCCGCTCCTTGTTACGTAGAGGAAGAGAGCGCTCCCCCCGCACAGGGACCCGGCGACATCGCGAGGCGATTCGAACAAATCG AACAAGCATGTTTTCAAGAAGCTCAGTTGACTGCAGAAGAGACATCGACA GTAGTGGATGTCCGCAAGCGAGCCACGGAAGAAGTGGGATCGCACAACGTG AACCAGCAGCTTGACTTCCTGGAGTACATT GACCGCTACGCGCCCACCCCTGAAGTTGCCCGCGGCATCCGGTCCAAGTGGAATGCATTTACA GTATGCGTTGGTCGCGAAGCTGCTAAACTGGCGTCCAGGTCATAA